DNA sequence from the candidate division KSB1 bacterium genome:
CGTCAGGGCTTCAGACAATTGCCGATGTTTTAGCCCAATTAAGCCAGGCAGGTTTTCCGCCGGAAAAAGTCATGCTTTTGGGTTTTTCCCAGGGCGCCTGTTTAAGCCTGGAATTTATTGCCCGAAATGCCCGGCGCTATGGCGGTGTGGCCGGACTGAGCGGAGGTTTAATCGGACCGGAGGGTACACCCCGGAATTACAACGGTTCTTTGGCTGGCACTCCGGTTTTCCTGGGCTGCAGTGATGTGGATTTCCACGTTCCCAAAGAAAGGGTGAGCGAAACCGCAAAAATACTTCAAGAGCTGGGTGGCGAAGTGACCGAACGATTATACCCAAACATGGAGCATACCATCAACCAGGATGAGATTGATGTTGTGCAGGGAATGATGAGTTCTGTGCTAAATTCTGTTTAAGCAAAAAAATTGACTAAGAAAGAATTCTTACGATATAGGATTAGACGTGAAGCGGCGTGTTGATAACCACCAACTGGCGAATTGAATAGAGGCGGAGAAATCCCCACCTCAGCCAATTAGACTATTCAAACTGATCGGTATGATCTCACAACGCTATGTTCAGGCTCACTCTAAAGAAAGGTCGTTTGATTCTTTACCTTCACCTGATCCGCTTTTCACCTTTGTCTAGGTATTGGTATTTACAACGGTTTTGCGGGCAGCTTCACTGGCTTTAACGTTGCATTTAACAAACTTACTTCGTGCAAACCAAAGCGCCAAAAGGAACAATACAGCCAATCCAAAAATAATCGGATGCCGAACAACAGCCACAGTTACCAGGTTTTCGAAGAGTGACGGCAAGACATAGTATAAAACGTCGGCAATGTGACCCATCAACCCTTCAAGCGTCCCGGCGGGTTCTGAAACAATAAGCTTTTCTAAGTGCTCGACAATTGCCGCACAATTAAGGTATTTATCGTAGGGATTATTCTCCGAACATATCGTTAACAACTCTTGAAGAACATCGACCTCAACCTTCGAGATATCCTGGTTCCAGAGCACTATGGCGCTGATGACGACAAAAAGCGTGAACTCCAGGAAGAATACATAGCACCATTTCCGCCAAAAAACCCATCTTTTGACTTTTTTGCGGCAGGCCTGCCAGATACTTTCGGTTTCCGCTGCAGTCACACGTTCCGTGGGACTGTCAACAGGGGAGTCGACCAGATCGAATTCATACGGAAGTTGCCCCGGCGCGTAATTTCCCGATTTCCGTTTCATCCTTTCAAGGACACTGCGATGAATTTTGACCTTACCCTGCAACTTGGGCCTACAGAGTTTTTCGATATCCCGTGGCTGGTAGCGGAAGTAGACGGCGCCGCCGTCCCTCGAGTTGTATAACCGGCCGTGGACATTCGCGTTACTATGTACTTCTTCAGCCGCGTCCTTCTTGAATTTAAGTCCGCATTCGGCTGCCCGGGACATCATCCAATCCAGGGCTACGTTTGCCAGACCGGCCCTCCGGTATCCACCACCCACGTTTGAATGAGCGCCCGAAAACCACACCTGTTCTACTTTGGTGCTGCTTTTGTATTCGTCCCAGACTAAAGGCAGGAAGGATTTTCTTTCATCGTCGATCGCAAGCGCCTGATAGGCATATTCAACATTGTCCGTGAGTTCGTAATTATAAAACCGGTGAGGAATTAAACGGTCCGAGACCCAGCTTAGTGCTTTTAAAATTAAGTCTATCACCCACATGCCAATCCCCGGGTAGTTCCCTCCCTGGGGAAAACCCAGGGCGGCGACTGTATCCCAGACGCCAATGAACTTGACTGGAATTACGCCATGTTCTCCAAAGGAGGGATTCCCCCTGGAAGGATCCCCTTTGCTGTCTTTGTAAATTTTGAGAGCTTCTTTGCTGCGGCCTTCCAATTCCTCGAGGCTTAGCTTCCTGCCGTCGACGAGGCCGCAGGCGGCCAGGAGTCCGGAAAATGCCCGCACTGTAGCGGCGCCCCGGCTGAAGCCGAAAATAAAAACCTTGTCTCCCGGGTTGTAGTTGCGTGCAAGATACTCGTAAAGATCACGGATATTTCTTTTGAATCCAAAACCAACTGCACCGGATAACCCGCGCCAATATTTGTTGCTCGAAGTGCCGACACCATTGTCGTAGAACGTGATTTGGTTACCACCGCGCAACTCGATGGCGTTGTAAATATTGTAGACATTGCTTGACGGCGTAGTTCCGCCCTTGTTACCAGTGCCGTCTGCCATTAAAACGATGTTTCTTTCTTTCATAGAATCCTCCTACATATTGTTGATACTCCTCCCAAACGGGCCATTCATTGGATTTACCCAATGTAAGAGCTTCATTAAATAACGCAATTAAGCTATGCGTTCCGAAATCCGGATCTCCGGATTCGTAACTGAACTATTTCTTCCAATAAGACATCTCAATTTCTCATTGAATCTGCGTGTGTTTTTGCGAATTCTGAAATATTCCTCCTATTCTGTTTCCTTCATGATTGAATTTAATTTGAAATTATACCATAGTAAATGTTCAATAGTTTTTCATAAATGATAGCAAGTTATAATGTTTTATTTTGATGCACAAGGATTATTTTTAGAAGTTTTATAATAATATACGGTGCATTGGGCTGTGAGTGCAAGCTCTGGCAGAATCTCATCCGAATTTTTCTGAAAAGAGAAAATGGTGGAGAGATTTTTTATTATAGACTTAGTTTTGCATGATATTTCATTTTCATATATCTATCGCCGCTTGCGAGTTCGTCAAGCATTTGTTGCAGTCGTTTTTCTTTGGTTTCGAGTCGCTTGGCGCGAGTAATCCAGCCAATAGTTTCATTTTGCTGATATGCCGGACGGTTGTGATATGCTTCCATCAGGTACTTCTCAATAAGAGCCGGCCTGATAAATTCCGGCATTGGGTAACGCGGTCTTTTTAATCCTGATGGCATTTTGTTTTCTTTCGATTAAATGCATTTTATCAAGCCACTTTCTTTTTTAACGGGCTTATTTGGTCGTATTCATCTTTACGAGCTTTTAAGGTGTCCCACATATCCACGTTGTTTTGAAGACCAATCCAAAACTCTGCAGTTGTATCAAATAATTTTGCCAGTCGAAAAGCAGTATCGGGAGTGATGGAGCGCTTGCCGAGAATGATTTCATTGATTCGAACTCGTGTTACTC
Encoded proteins:
- a CDS encoding HigA family addiction module antidote protein → MIPKNRRPTHPGEILRFEFLEPLKLTQQQLADAIGVTRVRINEIILGKRSITPDTAFRLAKLFDTTAEFWIGLQNNVDMWDTLKARKDEYDQISPLKKKVA
- a CDS encoding DUF2235 domain-containing protein, which codes for MKERNIVLMADGTGNKGGTTPSSNVYNIYNAIELRGGNQITFYDNGVGTSSNKYWRGLSGAVGFGFKRNIRDLYEYLARNYNPGDKVFIFGFSRGAATVRAFSGLLAACGLVDGRKLSLEELEGRSKEALKIYKDSKGDPSRGNPSFGEHGVIPVKFIGVWDTVAALGFPQGGNYPGIGMWVIDLILKALSWVSDRLIPHRFYNYELTDNVEYAYQALAIDDERKSFLPLVWDEYKSSTKVEQVWFSGAHSNVGGGYRRAGLANVALDWMMSRAAECGLKFKKDAAEEVHSNANVHGRLYNSRDGGAVYFRYQPRDIEKLCRPKLQGKVKIHRSVLERMKRKSGNYAPGQLPYEFDLVDSPVDSPTERVTAAETESIWQACRKKVKRWVFWRKWCYVFFLEFTLFVVISAIVLWNQDISKVEVDVLQELLTICSENNPYDKYLNCAAIVEHLEKLIVSEPAGTLEGLMGHIADVLYYVLPSLFENLVTVAVVRHPIIFGLAVLFLLALWFARSKFVKCNVKASEAARKTVVNTNT
- a CDS encoding YdeI/OmpD-associated family protein; its protein translation is MPEFIRPALIEKYLMEAYHNRPAYQQNETIGWITRAKRLETKEKRLQQMLDELASGDRYMKMKYHAKLSL
- a CDS encoding dienelactone hydrolase family protein, whose protein sequence is MDTKTNPHQNQPVIQSGASLKDAKAAMILLHGRGADAQDILTLAPELDQPDFAYLAPNANGNTWYPQSFMAPVSQNEPGISSGLQTIADVLAQLSQAGFPPEKVMLLGFSQGACLSLEFIARNARRYGGVAGLSGGLIGPEGTPRNYNGSLAGTPVFLGCSDVDFHVPKERVSETAKILQELGGEVTERLYPNMEHTINQDEIDVVQGMMSSVLNSV